Proteins encoded within one genomic window of Streptosporangium album:
- a CDS encoding transposase family protein, giving the protein MLPLSTQTLTFLADLLRAHLKTIGSRWRKLPAGKIATIVLAVLRHDQRLADMAGANNVSASTVRRWMLETVELLAARAPRLDRALKKIAKAGGEVVLLDGTLIRTRRRTGADNRRNYSGKHKAHGLLVVALTDTRGNLLWVSAVRPGRASEITTARHNRLTARLREAGLGAIADLGFVGLDDDDDNPVIITGRKATRGRPLTPAQKQVNRLISAERAPVEHGFATLKAWRILTKLRLDAIHVTKLLRALMVLAITEHTR; this is encoded by the coding sequence ATGCTGCCGCTGTCCACCCAAACCCTCACCTTCCTGGCCGACCTGCTGCGCGCTCATCTCAAGACCATCGGCTCGCGCTGGCGGAAACTGCCCGCCGGGAAGATCGCCACCATCGTGCTGGCCGTCTTACGCCATGACCAGCGCCTGGCCGACATGGCCGGCGCCAACAACGTCTCGGCCTCCACCGTGCGACGCTGGATGCTGGAGACCGTCGAACTGCTCGCCGCCCGCGCACCCCGCCTGGACCGCGCCCTGAAGAAGATCGCCAAAGCCGGTGGTGAGGTCGTCCTGCTGGATGGCACCCTGATCCGCACCCGCCGCCGCACCGGAGCCGACAACCGCAGGAACTACTCGGGCAAGCACAAGGCCCACGGGCTGCTCGTGGTGGCGCTCACCGACACCCGCGGCAACCTGCTGTGGGTCTCCGCCGTCCGGCCTGGTCGCGCATCGGAGATCACCACCGCCCGGCACAACCGCCTCACCGCCCGCCTGCGCGAGGCCGGGCTGGGCGCTATCGCCGACCTCGGCTTCGTCGGCCTGGACGACGATGACGACAATCCGGTCATCATCACCGGCCGCAAAGCCACCCGCGGCAGGCCCCTCACCCCCGCGCAAAAGCAGGTCAACCGGCTCATCAGCGCCGAACGCGCCCCCGTCGAGCACGGCTTCGCCACGTTGAAGGCCTGGCGCATCCTCACCAAGCTCCGCCTGGACGCCATCCACGTCACCAAGCTGCTCCGCGCGCTGATGGTCCTGGCCATCACCGAACACACCCGCTGA
- a CDS encoding site-specific integrase, translated as MTAISVFAAPSGAAGSVFASADVCREAGLNLPEGVRRPLFEDDLWDLAEVVGLPISLALQHRRFNFALIHDRRWRLVAKELIMALLAPGHEAVASLPRAYRATHHVSTCHGRLAELIRFAKWLTGHGVTSLQDLSSDDCDAYLAHRRYQRDQDDVMVGERGSGTRRLAALIVTDLLNYRELFTADRVPADLRPWGGATPSAIAEDTSGNGQNKTPPANNEVLQPMLAAALHLVNIIGPQVVVLAGQVRAADQEWSARSEGLKSPSRVPLAEITEVLAGYERAGRPLPEMQDRHVQDRIKAGWSANDPLAPIALSVLIRQAGFRQFHTAWLPHLRAPVEATLKVVGSARPFGWDTAVVDRADDQGAVPWTLPLHKEQASALAYIVRTACILVLAATTGMRASELMELKVGCRRPPEQYAPGLVRYRLASKLIKGQPLGGTHDEWVVIDAAYQAVALAEQLHNDPSEGAHLFGRFHFGSRYQGFRQWVNNPAGQRLGLSPIPEDRLNMRMLRRRLAIELAYRPGGLLAAKIHLRHVSTATTEGYASRPGGAQAELLAEVSDHEQERNLALVLEEFRNYQAGILPAGPGARDLTEFFAHVDAELAPDAAQAVGAPRVQASDRDVLNLLTKRARTLHLGAANYCWFVDPARALCLKLAGTPHADKPLAGMCDSARCPQATHHPCHRPVWADHTDRTKTFLGGLGATRKTERTRLQIEYDRSARVLAEIDAATTTRK; from the coding sequence ATGACCGCGATTAGTGTGTTCGCCGCCCCGTCGGGAGCTGCCGGTTCGGTATTCGCCAGCGCCGATGTCTGCCGGGAGGCCGGTCTCAACCTGCCCGAGGGAGTACGACGTCCGCTCTTTGAGGACGACCTGTGGGACCTCGCCGAGGTTGTCGGCCTCCCGATCTCCCTCGCGCTTCAGCACCGGCGGTTCAACTTCGCGCTCATCCACGACCGGCGATGGCGGCTGGTCGCCAAAGAGCTGATTATGGCGTTGCTCGCCCCGGGGCACGAGGCGGTGGCGTCACTACCGCGGGCCTACCGGGCGACACACCACGTCAGCACCTGCCACGGCCGGCTCGCTGAACTGATCCGGTTCGCCAAATGGCTCACCGGCCACGGCGTGACCAGCCTGCAGGACCTGAGCAGCGACGACTGCGACGCCTACCTCGCTCATCGCCGCTACCAGCGCGATCAGGACGACGTCATGGTCGGTGAACGAGGGTCGGGAACCCGGCGGCTGGCCGCTCTGATCGTGACCGACCTGCTGAACTACCGAGAACTGTTCACCGCTGATCGCGTCCCGGCAGATCTACGTCCGTGGGGCGGCGCGACACCGTCGGCGATCGCCGAGGACACCTCCGGGAACGGGCAGAACAAGACCCCGCCCGCCAACAACGAGGTGCTCCAGCCGATGCTGGCCGCAGCCTTGCACCTGGTGAACATCATCGGCCCGCAGGTCGTGGTCCTGGCCGGGCAAGTGCGCGCCGCCGACCAGGAATGGTCGGCCAGGAGCGAGGGCCTCAAGTCCCCGTCCCGGGTTCCTCTCGCTGAGATCACAGAAGTGCTGGCCGGCTACGAACGCGCGGGGCGGCCGCTCCCGGAGATGCAGGACCGCCACGTCCAGGACCGGATCAAGGCCGGTTGGTCGGCGAACGACCCGCTGGCCCCGATCGCGTTGAGCGTCCTGATCCGCCAAGCCGGGTTCCGCCAGTTCCACACCGCTTGGCTGCCGCACCTGCGCGCCCCCGTCGAAGCAACACTCAAAGTGGTCGGGTCCGCGAGGCCCTTCGGTTGGGATACGGCGGTCGTCGACCGCGCCGATGACCAGGGGGCGGTGCCCTGGACGCTGCCGCTGCACAAGGAACAGGCAAGCGCCCTCGCCTACATCGTCCGGACCGCCTGCATCCTCGTGCTGGCGGCGACCACCGGGATGCGCGCGAGCGAGCTCATGGAACTGAAAGTCGGTTGCCGCCGCCCGCCCGAGCAGTACGCCCCCGGCCTGGTTCGCTACCGGCTGGCCAGCAAACTCATCAAGGGCCAGCCGCTCGGCGGCACCCACGATGAATGGGTCGTGATCGATGCCGCCTACCAGGCCGTCGCGCTCGCCGAGCAACTCCACAACGACCCAAGCGAAGGAGCACACCTGTTCGGCCGGTTCCACTTCGGCTCCCGCTACCAGGGATTCCGTCAGTGGGTGAACAACCCGGCAGGGCAGCGCCTGGGACTCAGCCCGATTCCCGAAGACCGACTGAACATGAGGATGCTCCGGCGGCGACTGGCCATAGAACTCGCCTACCGACCGGGAGGTCTGCTTGCAGCGAAGATCCACCTACGCCACGTCAGCACCGCGACTACTGAGGGTTACGCATCGCGTCCGGGTGGAGCCCAAGCCGAGCTACTCGCCGAGGTCAGCGACCACGAACAAGAACGCAACCTGGCGCTGGTGCTGGAGGAGTTCCGAAACTACCAAGCCGGGATCCTGCCCGCAGGGCCAGGCGCACGAGACCTCACCGAGTTCTTCGCCCACGTCGATGCCGAACTCGCCCCCGATGCGGCCCAGGCCGTCGGGGCGCCACGGGTCCAGGCCAGCGACCGAGACGTCCTGAACCTGCTGACCAAGCGGGCCAGGACCCTCCACCTGGGCGCAGCCAACTACTGCTGGTTCGTCGACCCCGCCCGGGCTCTATGCCTGAAGCTCGCTGGCACCCCGCACGCCGACAAACCGCTCGCAGGAATGTGCGACTCAGCCCGCTGCCCGCAAGCCACCCACCACCCCTGCCACCGGCCCGTCTGGGCCGACCACACCGACCGGACCAAGACCTTCCTCGGCGGCCTCGGCGCGACCCGCAAGACCGAGAGAACCCGTCTCCAAATCGAATACGACCGGTCCGCGCGCGTGCTGGCCGAGATCGACGCAGCCACCACCACCAGAAAGTAG
- a CDS encoding 2-phosphosulfolactate phosphatase, protein MDTRFLGIADLVEAPSVAVVVDVMRAFTVAAWAFAQGAEKIVLAESLDEALALKARHPDWVALKDGPPAPGFDAVNSPGLLRSIDLGGRTVVQKTTAGTVGALAVKEAPLVLCASFVVAEATARLLRTRKSDSVTFVVTGDDGQADEDLACAQYIARRATEAGTDAAEFLRRAAESRAAAELAEGVRQGVHPDDVALCLEVDRFPFAMVATLEGSLMVLRPRAMPSLTDEDPV, encoded by the coding sequence ATGGACACTCGTTTCCTTGGTATCGCTGATCTGGTCGAAGCCCCGTCCGTGGCGGTCGTCGTCGACGTCATGCGTGCTTTCACCGTGGCTGCCTGGGCCTTTGCCCAGGGGGCGGAAAAGATCGTTCTTGCTGAGTCGCTGGACGAAGCCCTGGCGCTCAAGGCTCGCCACCCGGATTGGGTGGCGCTCAAAGACGGTCCGCCCGCGCCCGGGTTCGACGCCGTCAACTCGCCGGGCCTGCTGCGGTCTATCGACCTTGGCGGACGGACCGTTGTGCAGAAAACCACGGCAGGGACGGTCGGCGCCCTTGCGGTCAAGGAGGCGCCGCTGGTGCTGTGCGCCAGCTTCGTGGTGGCGGAGGCAACAGCTCGGCTCTTGCGGACGCGCAAGAGTGACAGTGTCACGTTCGTGGTCACTGGCGACGATGGGCAGGCCGATGAAGATCTGGCGTGCGCTCAATACATCGCTCGGAGGGCCACCGAGGCTGGGACGGATGCTGCTGAGTTCCTCCGCCGCGCTGCGGAGTCGCGCGCCGCCGCCGAACTGGCGGAGGGGGTGCGTCAAGGGGTCCATCCTGATGACGTTGCGCTCTGTCTTGAGGTCGACCGGTTTCCCTTTGCCATGGTGGCGACCTTGGAAGGCTCGCTCATGGTCCTGCGTCCACGCGCGATGCCTTCGCTGACTGACGAGGACCCGGTCTGA
- a CDS encoding phosphotransferase enzyme family protein codes for MKITPQLSMLWESADPEEALSQRFGFADAVSAADWMGDTLWDTWTITVDDCDRLVISGGNLLAWITADDRRLIAKWSVASKLFQRLADTTTLTMWLHHRGIPVAAPIPARDGRLRVELDNVSLGVIPVIDGDLLDVEDPAQVTEAGRMLATLHDAMAAYPHRIGSGPSARHERLVHNDFRSANVLHDGTSITAVLDFEEVTYRSRVSDLAKATALLGTRFHDWGPTSQPVREAFVGAYCDQAPLTNAEQNQLQSGIEAVMKHFGWA; via the coding sequence ATGAAGATCACGCCTCAGCTCAGCATGCTGTGGGAGTCAGCTGACCCCGAAGAAGCTCTAAGCCAGCGCTTCGGCTTCGCCGATGCTGTTTCCGCGGCCGACTGGATGGGTGACACCCTCTGGGACACCTGGACCATCACGGTTGATGACTGCGATCGCCTGGTCATCAGCGGCGGAAACCTGCTGGCGTGGATCACGGCCGATGACAGGCGCCTCATCGCGAAATGGTCCGTCGCCTCGAAGCTATTCCAGCGCCTGGCCGATACGACGACCCTCACCATGTGGCTTCACCACCGCGGCATTCCTGTTGCTGCTCCGATTCCGGCACGAGATGGTCGCCTTCGAGTAGAGCTGGACAACGTTTCGCTCGGCGTCATTCCCGTCATCGACGGCGATCTCCTCGATGTAGAAGATCCAGCGCAAGTCACCGAGGCTGGCCGCATGCTGGCGACGCTCCACGACGCGATGGCCGCCTACCCCCACCGCATCGGCAGCGGCCCGTCGGCCCGGCATGAGCGGCTCGTTCACAATGACTTCCGGTCCGCCAACGTCCTTCATGACGGCACGAGCATCACGGCCGTCCTCGACTTCGAGGAGGTGACCTACCGCTCAAGGGTGTCGGACCTCGCCAAGGCGACAGCCCTGCTCGGAACCCGCTTCCACGACTGGGGACCGACAAGCCAGCCCGTCCGGGAAGCGTTCGTCGGAGCATACTGCGACCAGGCTCCGCTGACTAACGCCGAACAGAACCAACTGCAGAGCGGCATTGAAGCCGTCATGAAGCATTTCGGCTGGGCATAG
- a CDS encoding TIGR00725 family protein codes for MTIQVSVCGPRDCTSEDESNAREVGRLLAERGAVVICGGYTGVMAAVSAGARAAGGTVVGILSRADREYANPDLSIVIPTGAGEARNNIIVNSGDAVIVIGGSWGTLSELALAMRRGRAPVVQLGGWQLLDREGRPLAGVRHASSAEEALAVTGLWPDH; via the coding sequence GTGACGATTCAGGTATCAGTATGCGGTCCGCGTGACTGCACAAGCGAAGACGAGTCCAACGCCCGCGAGGTCGGCCGACTGCTGGCGGAGCGCGGCGCGGTGGTGATCTGCGGTGGTTACACAGGGGTCATGGCCGCGGTGTCGGCCGGCGCCCGGGCGGCGGGTGGGACGGTGGTGGGCATTCTGTCCCGAGCGGACAGGGAGTACGCCAACCCAGACCTCTCCATCGTGATCCCGACTGGCGCTGGGGAGGCGCGAAACAACATCATCGTCAACTCGGGCGACGCCGTGATCGTCATCGGCGGATCGTGGGGCACGTTGTCCGAGCTGGCGCTCGCGATGCGCCGTGGGCGTGCTCCCGTGGTCCAGCTCGGTGGCTGGCAGCTCCTCGACCGTGAGGGGCGCCCCCTTGCCGGTGTCAGGCACGCTTCGTCTGCGGAGGAGGCTCTGGCGGTTACCGGGCTCTGGCCTGACCACTGA
- a CDS encoding helix-turn-helix domain-containing protein gives MQEHPDAGGRRADWWQRTMAVVWQLATRTGPDRVTSPKLGATWAVLAEAAGVSRSTLADRLRWLRECGLLVVLTTGSTARYRRGTMCGLADDGLGNLAAEYILTLPAEVLAALDDAELQQVFPLDGGQTKYAGKG, from the coding sequence GTGCAGGAGCACCCTGACGCGGGTGGCCGGCGTGCGGACTGGTGGCAGCGCACGATGGCCGTGGTGTGGCAACTCGCCACGCGCACCGGCCCCGACCGGGTCACCTCCCCCAAGCTGGGCGCGACCTGGGCCGTGCTCGCCGAGGCGGCCGGGGTGTCACGGTCCACGCTCGCCGACCGGCTGCGCTGGCTACGGGAGTGTGGGCTCCTGGTCGTGCTCACCACCGGCTCCACGGCCCGCTACCGGCGCGGCACCATGTGCGGGCTCGCGGACGACGGGCTCGGCAACCTGGCCGCGGAGTACATCCTCACCCTGCCCGCCGAGGTGCTCGCCGCCCTGGACGACGCCGAGCTGCAGCAGGTGTTCCCCCTCGATGGGGGGCAGACCAAGTACGCCGGAAAGGGCTAA
- a CDS encoding DUF4158 domain-containing protein, translating to MTSIERTAYPQFKRLTSARVLHVFFTPTAEETDWAQELARSPQALFALVLALKCFQKMARFPSPEEIPQVVVDHVRRCLGLADDVEPDHGAASTAKWHRKKIRARQGVVYDQPRARVIAAEAMSKAALAKNNPPDLINELVPSCPRRSEGVAWRC from the coding sequence GTGACGTCGATCGAGCGGACCGCCTACCCGCAGTTCAAGCGCCTGACCTCGGCGCGGGTGCTGCACGTGTTCTTCACCCCGACGGCCGAGGAGACCGACTGGGCTCAGGAACTGGCCAGGAGTCCGCAGGCGCTGTTCGCGCTGGTGCTGGCGCTGAAGTGCTTTCAGAAGATGGCGCGGTTTCCCTCCCCGGAGGAGATCCCGCAGGTCGTCGTCGACCACGTGCGGCGCTGCCTGGGCCTGGCCGACGATGTCGAGCCCGACCACGGGGCCGCCAGCACAGCCAAATGGCACCGTAAGAAGATCCGGGCCCGTCAGGGCGTGGTCTACGACCAGCCCCGGGCCCGGGTGATCGCCGCCGAGGCCATGAGCAAGGCGGCGCTGGCCAAGAACAACCCGCCGGATCTGATCAATGAGCTAGTTCCATCCTGTCCTCGCAGGTCGGAGGGGGTGGCCTGGCGGTGTTGA